The following proteins are encoded in a genomic region of Ovis canadensis isolate MfBH-ARS-UI-01 breed Bighorn chromosome 12, ARS-UI_OviCan_v2, whole genome shotgun sequence:
- the FAAP20 gene encoding Fanconi anemia core complex-associated protein 20, whose translation MRRSRLSLSRRRPPSGAGPPSNTSGSLPDGGECAKLWTELLRTASADLNEDGELPPLPAFPGQEPKRSPERPPLERFTVGTETFFWTPFPPPPPGRGGDSGGSDLVLSAVRGHTGSPQQYAAPELRGTPSAEEQLSEEQPSQRQPSVDGATTLQSCPMCQVDFVPGLAQLDIDSHLAQCLADSTDDIECGVMTEVDRGTQQTDQPQVNLFLQLQGGRAAPGICGEGSGPPADVLCELCLGGPVQGGFSLVPSVHRFWKSLIFSAAMAAKV comes from the exons ATGCGGAGGTCGCGGCTAAGTCTGAGCCGCCGGAGGCCGCCCTCTGGGGCCGG GCCTCCGAGCAATACCTCCGGGTCCCTCCCGGATGGCGGCGAGTGCGCGAAGCTGTGGACTGAGTTGCTGCGCACCGCGAGCGCAGACCTGAACGAGGACGGCGAGCTGCCGCCGCTGCCCGCGTTCCCCGGCCAG GAGCCCAAGCGCAGTCCTGAGCGCCCGCCCCTGGAAAGATTCACCGTGGGAACCGAGACCTTTTTCTGGACGCCTttcccgccgcccccgccggggCGAGGCGGGGACTCGGGCGGCTCCGACCTTGTGCTCAGCGCGGTCCGGGGGCACACGGGGTCCCCCCAACAATATGCAGCGCCCGAGCTCCGCGGAACCCCCAGCGCCGAGGAGCAGCTGTCAGAGGAGCAGCCCTCCCAGCGACAGCCGTCAGTGGACGGTGCGACGACCCTGCAGAGCTGTCCCATGTGCCAAGTCGACTTCGTCCCGGG GCTGGCGCAGCTGGACATCGACAGCCAcctggcccagtgcctggcagaCAGTACGGATGACATAGAGTG CGGTGTGATGACTGAGGTGGACAGGGGCACCCAGCAGACGGACCAACCCCAG GTGAACCTGTTCCTGCAGCTGCAGGGAGGCAGAGCAGCCCCTGGAATTTGCGGAGAGGGATCAGGTCCGCCTGCTGACGTCCTGTGTGAGCTTTGTCTTGGAGGCCCTGTGCAGGGGGGCTTCTCTCTTGTGCCGTCAGTCCATAGGTTCTGGAAGAGCCTCATCTTCAGCGCAGCCATGGCTGCAAAAGTCTAA